The following are encoded together in the Acipenser ruthenus chromosome 24, fAciRut3.2 maternal haplotype, whole genome shotgun sequence genome:
- the LOC117429831 gene encoding LIM domain kinase 1-like isoform X3: protein MSRRDQRYRNQTKGKSCCECNASLSHWYYEKEGRLFCKKDYWARFGELCHGCSEPIATGLIMVAGEQKYHPECFTCLNCRVFIGDGDTYALVERSKLYCGRCYYQTIVTPVIEQILPDSPCSRIPHTVTLVSIPASTDGKRGISVSIDEGCSSSGCGADHTHTVRVKELDTECISPDVKNSIHVGDRILEINGTPIRNVSPDEIDLLIQETSRLLQLTIEHDPHGSGSEEEVDGASPLSDLCSPLRPLPRTPCADTSGIRSRVITRSCSIDKSPCSSNTASPHFHRKDIGRSESLRVVTTQTHRIFRPSDLIHGEVLGKGCFGQAIKVTHKDTGEVMVMKELIRFDDDTQRTFLKEVKVMRCLDHPNVLKFIGVLYKDKRLNFITEYIKGGTLRDIIKKMDSKYPWNQRVSFAKDIAAGMTYLHSMNILHRDLNSYNCLVQENKSVVVADFGLSRLMVEDKHQTDKLSANKLPTLKKHDRRKRYTVVGNPYWMAPEMIHGKSYDEKVDVFSFGIMLCEIIGRVNADPDYLPRTMDFGLNVKGFLDRFCPPDCPQSFFPIAVLCCDLDPEKRPSFAKLEQWLENLKMHMENRRPLTSELDRIMQDFWQSHTRSENGLHTHPEQPE, encoded by the exons GTCGCAGGAGAACAGAAGTATCACCCCGAATGCTTCACCTGTCTGAACTGCAGGGTCTTCATTGGTGATGGGGACACGTATGCATTAGTGGAGCGCTCCAAGCTGTACTG TGGGCGCTGCTATTACCAGACGATTGTGACTCCGGTCATTGAGCAGATCCTCCCGGACTCCCCGTGCTCCCGGATCCCGCACACTGTCACGCTGGTGTCCATCCCCGCCTCCACCGACGGCAAGCGTGGCATCTCCGTGTCCATCGATGAGGGCTGCAGCTCCAGTGGGTGTGGGGCTGACCATACCCATACAGTCAGAGTCAAGGA ATTAGACACGGAGTGTATCAGCCCGGATGTGAAGAACTCGATCCATGTCGGGGACAGGATCCTAGAGATCAATGGCACGCCCATCCGAAATGTTTCTCCCGACGAG ATCGACCTGTTGATCCAGGAGACGAGCCGACTGCTGCAGCTGACCATAGAGCACGACCCCCACGGCTCAGGGTCAGAAGAGGAGGTGGACGGAGCGAGCCCGCTGTCCGACCTGTGCAGCCCCCTCAGACCCCTACCTCGCACCCCCTGCGCGGATACCAGCGGCATCCGCTCTCGAGTCATCAC GAGGAGCTGCAGTATTGACAAGTCTCCCTGCTCCAGCAACACAGCCTCCCCCCATTTCCATCGCAAGGATATCGGCCGCTCCGAGTCCCTGCGCGTCGTCACCACCCAGACTCACCGCATCTTCCGCCCCTCGGACCTCATCCACGGGGAGGTGCTGGGGAAAGGCTGCTTCGGACAGGCCATCAAG GTGACGCACAAGGATACTGGGGAGGTGATGGTGATGAAGGAGCTGATTCGTTTTGATGACGATACTCAGAGGACCTTCCTAAAAGAG GTGAAGGTGATGCGTTGCCTGGACCACCCCAACGTTCTGAAGTTCATCGGGGTTCTTTATAAGGACAAGAGGCTCAACTTCATCACGGAGTACATCAAAGGAGGCACCCTGAgggacatcatcaaaaaaatg GATAGCAAGTATCCATGGAATCAGCGAGTCAGTTTTGCCAAGGATATTGCAGCTGGAATG acCTACCTGCATTCCATGAACATTCTGCACCGGGACTTGAATTCATACAACTGTCTTGTTCAAGAG AACAAGAGCGTGGTTGTGGCTGATTTCGGGCTGTCCCGGCTGATGGTGGAAGACAAGCACCAGACAGACAAGCTCTCCGCCAACAAACTGCCGACGCTGAAGAAGCATGACCGACGGAAGCGCTACACGGTGGTGGGGAACCCTTACTGGATGGCTCCTGAAATGATCCACG GAAAGAGTTACGACGAGAAGGTGGATGTCTTTTCCTTTGGGATCATGCTGTGTGAG ATCATCGGCAGGGTCAATGCGGACCCGGACTACCTGCCCAGGACGATGGATTTCGGTCTCAATGTCAAGGGCTTCCTGGATCGCTTCTGCCCCCCTGACTGCCCGCAGTCCTTCTTCCCCATTGCAGTCCTGTGCTGTGACCTGGACCCAGAGAAACG ACCCTCGTTTGCCAAGCTGGAGCAGTGGCTGGAGAACCTGAAAATGCACATGGAGAACCGGCGTCCATTGACCTCCGAACTCGACCGGATCATGCAGGACTTTTGGCAAAGCCACACGCGCTCCGAGAACGGGCTGCACACACACCCCGAGCAGCCTGAGTAA
- the LOC117429831 gene encoding LIM domain kinase 1-like isoform X4, which translates to MLGGVVFGDLEALFCCWKWLRPNKKVAGEQKYHPECFTCLNCRVFIGDGDTYALVERSKLYCGRCYYQTIVTPVIEQILPDSPCSRIPHTVTLVSIPASTDGKRGISVSIDEGCSSSGCGADHTHTVRVKELDTECISPDVKNSIHVGDRILEINGTPIRNVSPDEIDLLIQETSRLLQLTIEHDPHGSGSEEEVDGASPLSDLCSPLRPLPRTPCADTSGIRSRVITRSCSIDKSPCSSNTASPHFHRKDIGRSESLRVVTTQTHRIFRPSDLIHGEVLGKGCFGQAIKVTHKDTGEVMVMKELIRFDDDTQRTFLKEVKVMRCLDHPNVLKFIGVLYKDKRLNFITEYIKGGTLRDIIKKMDSKYPWNQRVSFAKDIAAGMTYLHSMNILHRDLNSYNCLVQENKSVVVADFGLSRLMVEDKHQTDKLSANKLPTLKKHDRRKRYTVVGNPYWMAPEMIHGKSYDEKVDVFSFGIMLCEIIGRVNADPDYLPRTMDFGLNVKGFLDRFCPPDCPQSFFPIAVLCCDLDPEKRPSFAKLEQWLENLKMHMENRRPLTSELDRIMQDFWQSHTRSENGLHTHPEQPE; encoded by the exons ATGTTGGGAGGAGTTGTGTTTGGGGATTTAGAAGCGTTGTTCTGCTGTTGGAAATGGCTGAGACCCAATAAAAAG GTCGCAGGAGAACAGAAGTATCACCCCGAATGCTTCACCTGTCTGAACTGCAGGGTCTTCATTGGTGATGGGGACACGTATGCATTAGTGGAGCGCTCCAAGCTGTACTG TGGGCGCTGCTATTACCAGACGATTGTGACTCCGGTCATTGAGCAGATCCTCCCGGACTCCCCGTGCTCCCGGATCCCGCACACTGTCACGCTGGTGTCCATCCCCGCCTCCACCGACGGCAAGCGTGGCATCTCCGTGTCCATCGATGAGGGCTGCAGCTCCAGTGGGTGTGGGGCTGACCATACCCATACAGTCAGAGTCAAGGA ATTAGACACGGAGTGTATCAGCCCGGATGTGAAGAACTCGATCCATGTCGGGGACAGGATCCTAGAGATCAATGGCACGCCCATCCGAAATGTTTCTCCCGACGAG ATCGACCTGTTGATCCAGGAGACGAGCCGACTGCTGCAGCTGACCATAGAGCACGACCCCCACGGCTCAGGGTCAGAAGAGGAGGTGGACGGAGCGAGCCCGCTGTCCGACCTGTGCAGCCCCCTCAGACCCCTACCTCGCACCCCCTGCGCGGATACCAGCGGCATCCGCTCTCGAGTCATCAC GAGGAGCTGCAGTATTGACAAGTCTCCCTGCTCCAGCAACACAGCCTCCCCCCATTTCCATCGCAAGGATATCGGCCGCTCCGAGTCCCTGCGCGTCGTCACCACCCAGACTCACCGCATCTTCCGCCCCTCGGACCTCATCCACGGGGAGGTGCTGGGGAAAGGCTGCTTCGGACAGGCCATCAAG GTGACGCACAAGGATACTGGGGAGGTGATGGTGATGAAGGAGCTGATTCGTTTTGATGACGATACTCAGAGGACCTTCCTAAAAGAG GTGAAGGTGATGCGTTGCCTGGACCACCCCAACGTTCTGAAGTTCATCGGGGTTCTTTATAAGGACAAGAGGCTCAACTTCATCACGGAGTACATCAAAGGAGGCACCCTGAgggacatcatcaaaaaaatg GATAGCAAGTATCCATGGAATCAGCGAGTCAGTTTTGCCAAGGATATTGCAGCTGGAATG acCTACCTGCATTCCATGAACATTCTGCACCGGGACTTGAATTCATACAACTGTCTTGTTCAAGAG AACAAGAGCGTGGTTGTGGCTGATTTCGGGCTGTCCCGGCTGATGGTGGAAGACAAGCACCAGACAGACAAGCTCTCCGCCAACAAACTGCCGACGCTGAAGAAGCATGACCGACGGAAGCGCTACACGGTGGTGGGGAACCCTTACTGGATGGCTCCTGAAATGATCCACG GAAAGAGTTACGACGAGAAGGTGGATGTCTTTTCCTTTGGGATCATGCTGTGTGAG ATCATCGGCAGGGTCAATGCGGACCCGGACTACCTGCCCAGGACGATGGATTTCGGTCTCAATGTCAAGGGCTTCCTGGATCGCTTCTGCCCCCCTGACTGCCCGCAGTCCTTCTTCCCCATTGCAGTCCTGTGCTGTGACCTGGACCCAGAGAAACG ACCCTCGTTTGCCAAGCTGGAGCAGTGGCTGGAGAACCTGAAAATGCACATGGAGAACCGGCGTCCATTGACCTCCGAACTCGACCGGATCATGCAGGACTTTTGGCAAAGCCACACGCGCTCCGAGAACGGGCTGCACACACACCCCGAGCAGCCTGAGTAA